Below is a genomic region from Eupeodes corollae chromosome 1, idEupCoro1.1, whole genome shotgun sequence.
ACGAAGAGTAGGACCTTAAATTTTCGGATACATTAAATCGTTTTTAACCAACAGAAAGTTCCGTACACGAGTAAACAATGAATACTCCAGTATTAATGACCTAGAAAATGGCATACCACAGGGTAAATAAGTGACATATTATCTAAATATCAAACTGCACGACACTCCCTGTATGCGGACGAtctaataatttttctaaaaacaaaagaaattccaaaaattatagATTATTTTTCAAGTATTCTTGCTGACATCGATAACTGGTGCACAGAATCTGGCTCAGTCATATCTTTCAATAAAAGCAATatcctacatatgtacatatatgccgAAAAACAAGTTGTACAAAACATTAAACGTTAACTATAAAAATATCGATGTTCGTAATGTAAACTTTCTAAGGATTCTTGGAATCATCTTTGATTCTTCTTAAGAAAAACCTAACCtagatttaacaaataaatctaGCTGTTCTCATACTAACACTGTTTTAAAGGTTATAAAATCaatcattatttcaaaaatcgacTAGGGGCTTGCAATTCATGGTAAATGCTCAAAATCTAATCTTCAACTTTTCAAACCTGAATACCACACAGCAGTACGGCTCGCCCTAAGAGCTATCACAAAAACACCAATTATGAATATGTTGGTTGAATCGGGCCTACCTTCCATTGAACAAAACCATGACTTTGTTATAGCGCAACTTCTGTATAAAATAACATCATCACACAACTGACCAATAACACAAGtggcgaaaaaaaaacattcaatcgGAAAAGAACCCCCAAATGTCTTTCAGCCATAAGTAACATCCTCTCATTCGCAGAACAATTTGAACTCACAATCACATTCAACAACGCAACAAAAGAATCGGCATATTCTCCATGGCTCCTGACACGAAACTCAATCATCTATCATCACTGAACTCAACAAACTACCGAAAAATTCTACACGCAACGAAATCTACAGAGCTGCTTTTACAGATTTATGGTGGATTTACATTCGTCTTTATTTGCAGATTTGCAGAAAAGTAGAAGAGCTCAGCTATATTTTGAACATCGAAGCGAGACAGAATACACTCTATGTGTTTCTTTTTCGTCTCCATAACTTCCTATAATTTTTACCGCAGCTGATTTTGACATcttatttctaaatttaaaagcgaaaaatttgaaaaaaaaaacaattttaaaaatttgaaatggaCTTTGATAAGTTGAAAACGGCATCAAACCTTCTTCTcacatcttttttatttcaagaagacgaaattgattccaaaaaacaaaaaaaaagattttgggtTCATCCATACCTTCGCAAAAGAAATGAAAGTGATGCATTCGTGTCAGTGTTTGGGGAAATTGAGGCTATCAGTGAccctttgttgttcttaaaatatttgaggaCTACTTCTGCACAGCTGGAAGAACTTCTGCTTCTTGTTGGTcctcaaataaaaaaggaatatgTCACACGAGAACCTATATGTCCGAAAATGCGCTAAGTCATTACTCTTCGGTAAGTTACTTTAAATTAGTTCTTAAGTTCTTATGCTTACTTTGCTCATTTTCTATAGTTATTTGGCAACTGGGGAATCTCAACAGAGCTTAGGGATTTGTTACAAGTGTTCGGCTTCTGTCGTTCATAATATTCTTTTCGAAACAACTGAAGTCATCACAAGAGCTTTTTGGAAAAAGGTTTTTCCAAGTTTGGAAAACACTACTTTCTTAAGAGTAGCAAAGGGCTTCGAAGATAAGTGGAACTTCCCAAATTGCATAGGCGCCCTCGATGGAAAGCATATTATGATTCAGTCTCCACAACACTCTGGGTCAGAGTTTTTTAACTACAAGAAACACTACTCAATAGTTTTAATGGCATTGTGCGATGCCGATTATGCATTCTTGATGTGTGACGTAGGAGCGGCAGGAAGGCAGAGTGATGGTGGAATATTTAAGAACTCTGAGTTCGGAAAAAAGTTTTACTCCAACTCCATACAGTAATTATTTCCTTCACAAACAAAgttcaatttaacaatttttgtatcataATAGGATTCCGCCGCCCCGAGATGTTACGGACAATTTTCAATGTGTTCCCTACGTCATTGTAGCCGACGATGCCTTCACATTAACAGAAAACATGTTGAAGCCATACAGCAAGAGGAACCTTACTGTGGAAGAAAGAATTTTCAACTATCGTCTGAGCAGAGCCAGAAGAGTAATCGAAAACTCTTTCGGAATTCTTGTTGCGAAATGGAGGATTTTCCGTACGTCGATTAATGCTGACTTGAGTCTTATTGAACAAATTGTTCAATGTTGCGTCTGCCTACATAACTGGCTACGGCACCACAAGGGGAACCAGTATATCGAACCTGGTTTAATCGATCTGGATATTGAAGGCAGAGAAACAAGAGGAAGTTGGAGATTAGAGCCTACTAATATGGAACGTCTTCGCCCACTTACAGGGAActcagcaacagcagcaaagCTACTACGAAACAGGTTCGCTAAGTATTTTGCTGGAAAAGGTGCTGTCAGCTGGCAATGTGAAAGGATATAAACGCTAGCGgttcttcaaaattttcagcTCTCAGCTCGGAGCCGGAgctctttatttaatattaattttatgcaaaaaaaaaagggttaacaattcaataaaattaacaaaaaaaaaacaaaacaaaattttcattgctTGGAACACATAtgtggtaaaaaaaattaaatccataaATGTGTATGGTTTTCacagaaagctttttttaaacataaaataatgccGCCTAGTCTGCACCTCGTTCACAATTTCGGGCAACGAATCGATCGACCAGTTCAAAGAGTTCTTTGCGTAAAGCACGCTGCTCTGAATCCGGCAAGGACTCCATATCCTGTCGCACAAGTTCACACGTCAGAGTTGCGTATGTCTTTTCTTCTCTAGGTTTGTTTATCTCTTTTAATAGAGAAATCGCTTCCGACTGGAGCTTTTGTTGAACTTGATTAGAAGAATctgtaaaatagaaataaaagtttgtaaaacaaTCAAAGTTAAAGGTAGAAATTCAATATCAATTCGCAGTAGTGTTTCGCGCAATAAGCAAACATTGTTGTGGCGATTCGAAACTTACGATGATGGCaattaaaataatgatttaataaCTTACTTTTTTTCCTTC
It encodes:
- the LOC129953735 gene encoding uncharacterized protein LOC129953735 isoform X5; this encodes MDDDFTDYEVLHNYYEDEEEFASPTPSPFPEPVANSWEVSQVQEKDQRSFPEEKTDSSNQVQQKLQSEAISLLKEINKPREEKTYATLTCELVRQDMESLPDSEQRALRKELFELVDRFVARNCERGAD
- the LOC129953736 gene encoding uncharacterized protein LOC129953736, producing MSHENLYVRKCAKSLLFAKGFEDKWNFPNCIGALDGKHIMIQSPQHSGSEFFNYKKHYSIVLMALCDADYAFLMCDVGAAGRQSDGGIFKNSEFGKKFYSNSIQIPPPRDVTDNFQCVPYVIVADDAFTLTENMLKPYSKRNLTVEERIFNYRLSRARRVIENSFGILVAKWRIFRTSINADLSLIEQIVQCCVCLHNWLRHHKGNQYIEPGLIDLDIEGRETRGSWRLEPTNMERLRPLTGNSATAAKLLRNRFAKYFAGKGAVSWQCERI